One part of the Prochlorococcus marinus str. MIT 9313 genome encodes these proteins:
- a CDS encoding bifunctional 4-hydroxy-2-oxoglutarate aldolase/2-dehydro-3-deoxy-phosphogluconate aldolase, translating to MPNTSERSGDCLWLDRQEILIASLRAQPLVVVLRSEHDDLEGSSSRASLFAVFEQLHLLGVRHVELAWSPHPGWMSLMKEVQKCFAGLCLGAASISCPEALQSVAELGLAYAMTSYWDPDLHQKAREMHQLLVPGVFTPTEIQQAYRCGCRLVKLFPASVLGVDYWRQLAGPMEALPFVIAAGGLTVQDFIPWLNAGYDAVALGRGLVQQGQLDPALQAYLKPPATTA from the coding sequence TTGCCGAATACGTCTGAGCGCTCTGGTGATTGCCTCTGGCTTGATAGGCAAGAGATCTTGATAGCCTCACTACGGGCCCAGCCTTTGGTTGTGGTATTGCGTAGCGAGCACGACGATCTTGAGGGATCTAGCTCTAGAGCTTCTTTGTTTGCGGTTTTCGAGCAGTTGCATCTTCTCGGAGTTCGGCATGTGGAGCTGGCCTGGTCTCCTCATCCTGGTTGGATGTCTTTGATGAAGGAGGTGCAGAAGTGCTTTGCAGGGCTCTGCCTGGGAGCAGCCTCTATTAGCTGTCCAGAAGCCTTGCAGTCTGTGGCAGAGCTAGGCCTTGCTTATGCCATGACTTCATATTGGGATCCCGACCTTCATCAGAAGGCGCGGGAAATGCATCAGCTCCTTGTGCCTGGGGTGTTCACTCCCACTGAGATTCAGCAGGCTTACCGTTGTGGATGCCGGCTCGTTAAGTTGTTCCCTGCATCAGTTTTGGGGGTTGATTACTGGCGTCAGTTGGCTGGACCGATGGAGGCTTTGCCCTTTGTGATTGCCGCTGGTGGGCTTACGGTTCAAGACTTCATCCCCTGGCTTAATGCGGGGTATGACGCTGTTGCCCTTGGGCGTGGGCTGGTTCAACAGGGGCAACTTGACCCTGCATTGCAGGCTTATTTGAAGCCTCCAGCAACGACAGCTTAA
- the ftsH3 gene encoding ATP-dependent zinc metalloprotease FtsH3: MDKRWRNVGLYVLLVVVVVVVGTAFLGKPGTTERETLRYSEFVEAVQDNQVSRVLISPDQATAQVVESDGRRADVNLAPDKDLLKLLTDHNVDIAVQPTRQAGAWQQAAGSLIFPLLLLGGLFFLFRRSQSGGGGGNPAMNFGKSKARVQMEPSTQVTFSDVAGIEGAKLELTEVVDFLKNPDRFTAVGAKIPKGVLLVGPPGTGKTLLAKAVAGEAAVPFFSISGSEFVEMFVGVGASRVRDLFEQAKKNAPCIVFIDEIDAVGRQRGAGLGGGNDEREQTLNQLLTEMDGFEGNTGIIIVAATNRPDVLDSALMRPGRFDRQVVVERPDYTGRLQILNVHARDKTLSKDVDLDKVARRTPGFTGADLANLLNEAAILAARRELTEVSNDEISDAIERVMVGPEKKDRVMSERRKRLVAYHESGHALVGALMPDYDSVQKISIIPRGQAGGLTFFTPSEERMESGLYSRAYLQNQMAVALGGRVAEEIVYGEDEVTTGASNDLQQVAQVARQMVTRFGMSDKLGPVALGRSQGGMFLGRDIASERDFSEDTAAIIDAEVSDLVDVAYKRATKVLIENRSVLDELADLLVEKETLDAQDLQELLIRRDVRVAEYV, translated from the coding sequence TTGGATAAACGCTGGCGCAACGTAGGTCTTTACGTTCTTCTGGTGGTCGTGGTGGTCGTGGTCGGCACGGCTTTCCTCGGCAAACCTGGCACGACTGAGCGGGAGACTCTCCGCTACAGCGAATTTGTTGAAGCAGTTCAGGACAACCAAGTGAGTCGTGTGCTGATCTCCCCAGACCAGGCCACCGCTCAGGTTGTTGAAAGCGATGGTCGACGCGCGGATGTCAACCTTGCCCCTGACAAGGATCTTTTGAAGTTGTTAACGGATCACAACGTTGATATTGCTGTTCAACCAACCCGTCAGGCAGGTGCTTGGCAACAGGCCGCCGGAAGTTTGATATTCCCCTTGTTGTTATTGGGTGGACTTTTCTTTCTCTTCCGACGTTCTCAGAGTGGTGGTGGCGGTGGTAACCCTGCAATGAATTTTGGTAAGAGCAAGGCCAGAGTTCAGATGGAGCCGTCCACTCAGGTCACCTTTAGTGATGTTGCTGGGATCGAAGGGGCAAAGCTTGAACTTACCGAAGTCGTTGACTTTCTCAAAAACCCTGATCGATTTACTGCTGTTGGCGCAAAAATCCCCAAAGGTGTTCTGCTTGTAGGCCCTCCCGGAACTGGCAAAACACTGCTTGCCAAAGCAGTGGCAGGTGAAGCGGCGGTGCCGTTCTTCTCGATCTCAGGCTCGGAGTTTGTCGAGATGTTTGTTGGGGTTGGTGCCAGTCGAGTCCGGGACCTATTTGAGCAGGCCAAGAAGAACGCTCCTTGCATTGTTTTCATTGATGAAATTGATGCGGTGGGTCGGCAGCGGGGGGCTGGTCTTGGCGGTGGCAACGATGAACGTGAGCAGACTCTTAACCAGCTGCTTACTGAAATGGATGGTTTCGAGGGCAATACCGGCATCATCATCGTGGCGGCCACCAATCGACCTGATGTGCTCGATTCGGCGTTGATGCGCCCTGGTCGATTTGATCGACAGGTTGTTGTGGAGCGCCCTGATTACACCGGTCGCCTGCAGATCCTCAATGTGCATGCCCGCGATAAGACCCTGTCCAAGGATGTTGATCTCGACAAAGTGGCGCGGCGCACACCAGGCTTCACAGGGGCTGATCTTGCCAACTTGCTCAATGAAGCGGCAATCCTCGCAGCGCGTCGTGAGCTCACAGAAGTAAGCAATGACGAGATTAGCGACGCCATTGAGCGAGTCATGGTTGGTCCTGAGAAGAAGGATCGTGTCATGAGTGAACGGCGTAAGCGACTGGTTGCTTATCACGAGTCTGGTCATGCCCTGGTAGGAGCCCTTATGCCTGATTACGACTCGGTGCAGAAGATTTCCATCATTCCTCGTGGTCAGGCGGGTGGTCTCACATTCTTCACCCCGAGTGAGGAGAGGATGGAGTCGGGTCTCTATTCCAGGGCTTATTTGCAGAACCAGATGGCTGTCGCTCTTGGTGGTCGAGTTGCAGAAGAAATCGTCTATGGCGAAGACGAGGTGACCACTGGTGCATCAAATGACCTTCAACAGGTCGCTCAGGTCGCCAGGCAGATGGTGACGAGGTTTGGGATGAGCGACAAGCTTGGTCCGGTCGCCTTGGGGCGGTCTCAGGGAGGGATGTTTCTTGGCCGTGACATCGCCTCTGAACGCGATTTCTCTGAAGACACTGCAGCAATTATCGATGCAGAGGTCTCTGATCTTGTTGATGTGGCTTACAAGCGTGCCACCAAAGTATTGATCGAGAATCGTTCTGTTCTTGATGAGTTGGCTGATTTGCTTGTAGAGAAGGAAACACTTGATGCTCAGGATTTGCAGGAATTGTTGATCCGACGCGATGTAAGGGTTGCCGAATACGTCTGA
- the sat gene encoding sulfate adenylyltransferase — translation MIASPSASAQSPGVIAPYGGKLVDLMVATDQQEAVKASANYVLECSDRNACDLELLVGGGFSPERGFMHQGDYDAVVAGHRTLSGYLFGLPIVMDTDREDVAIGDRVLLSYKGQDLAVLQVEDKWEPDKVVEAKGCYGTTSLEHPAVRMIATERKRFYLGGTLQGLELPKRIFPCKSPAQVRAELPAGEDVVAFQCRNPIHRAHYELFTRALHASNVSENAVVLVHPTCGPTQEDDIPGGVRFQTYERLAAEVDNPRIRWAYLPYAMHMAGPREALQHMIIRRNYGCTHFIIGRDMAGCKSSLSGDDFYGPYDAQNFAQECAVELAMETVPSLNLVFTEEEGYVTAEHAEARGLHVKKLSGTQFRKMLRSGEEIPEWFAFRSVVEVLRAT, via the coding sequence ATGATTGCCAGTCCCTCTGCATCTGCCCAGTCTCCAGGCGTGATCGCCCCCTATGGAGGGAAACTGGTGGATTTGATGGTGGCTACTGATCAGCAAGAAGCTGTCAAGGCCAGTGCCAACTATGTGTTGGAGTGTTCAGATCGCAATGCTTGCGATCTGGAGTTGCTTGTCGGTGGAGGCTTTTCGCCTGAGCGGGGCTTTATGCACCAGGGTGATTACGACGCTGTTGTTGCAGGCCATCGCACTCTTTCCGGCTATCTTTTCGGCCTGCCAATCGTGATGGATACCGATCGAGAGGATGTAGCGATCGGTGATCGGGTGTTGCTGAGTTACAAGGGTCAGGATTTGGCAGTTCTCCAAGTCGAGGACAAATGGGAGCCCGACAAGGTTGTGGAAGCCAAAGGTTGCTATGGCACCACCTCTCTAGAACATCCCGCTGTGCGCATGATTGCCACGGAACGCAAGCGCTTTTATCTCGGGGGCACCTTGCAGGGTTTGGAGTTGCCCAAGCGTATTTTCCCTTGCAAGAGCCCTGCTCAGGTTCGGGCGGAACTTCCTGCCGGGGAGGACGTTGTTGCCTTTCAGTGTCGCAATCCTATTCATCGTGCTCACTACGAGTTGTTTACGCGAGCCTTGCATGCCAGCAATGTGAGCGAGAACGCAGTTGTGCTAGTGCATCCCACCTGTGGACCAACTCAGGAGGATGATATCCCTGGCGGGGTACGTTTTCAGACCTATGAGCGGTTGGCTGCGGAGGTAGATAATCCCCGCATTCGCTGGGCCTATCTTCCCTATGCCATGCATATGGCAGGTCCGCGCGAAGCCCTGCAACACATGATTATTCGCCGCAATTATGGATGTACCCATTTCATCATTGGTCGTGACATGGCCGGATGTAAGTCCTCCCTTAGCGGCGATGACTTCTATGGCCCTTACGACGCGCAGAACTTTGCACAGGAATGTGCAGTAGAGCTGGCAATGGAAACGGTACCCTCGTTGAATCTTGTTTTCACTGAAGAGGAGGGCTACGTCACTGCTGAGCATGCCGAGGCTCGTGGATTACATGTCAAGAAGCTCAGCGGTACGCAGTTTCGCAAGATGTTGAGAAGTGGCGAGGAGATCCCTGAGTGGTTCGCCTTCCGTAGCGTGGTTGAGGTGCTGAGAGCCACGTGA
- the psbO gene encoding photosystem II manganese-stabilizing polypeptide, with protein sequence MLFRPLLALVLAFCLTFVSAPSSVSAAITDGAGDSDFVVGNERSNARFGNIVNTGRANDCPTIAAGSSGSISIGSGDTLSDICLQPTEVLVKVAPTKRKKADFAKTKIISPSNNTTIEQVFGDISSSGAFAEKGGIDFQLITVLAPNGEEVPFVFSAKDMQVDSNSSSISVGTEFKGTTRTPSYRTSNFLDPKSRALTTGVDYAQGLVALGGDDKDLQTENVKRYIDGKGQITLSVDSVDAGSNEFAGTFVALQTADTDMGSKEARDLKISGVLYGRKG encoded by the coding sequence ATGCTGTTTCGTCCTTTGCTGGCCCTGGTGCTGGCTTTCTGTCTCACCTTTGTATCTGCCCCAAGCAGTGTGTCCGCCGCAATCACAGATGGCGCGGGCGATAGCGATTTCGTTGTTGGCAATGAACGCTCTAATGCACGTTTTGGCAACATCGTTAATACCGGTAGAGCAAACGATTGCCCAACCATCGCCGCGGGTTCAAGTGGATCCATCAGCATTGGTTCTGGCGATACTCTCAGCGACATTTGCTTGCAACCGACTGAGGTGCTTGTGAAGGTTGCTCCTACAAAGCGCAAAAAAGCTGATTTCGCTAAAACAAAGATCATCAGCCCATCCAATAACACCACTATTGAGCAGGTTTTCGGAGACATTTCTAGTTCTGGCGCCTTCGCTGAAAAGGGTGGTATTGACTTTCAATTAATTACCGTCCTCGCTCCTAATGGTGAGGAAGTGCCTTTTGTCTTCTCAGCTAAAGACATGCAGGTGGATTCCAACAGTTCTTCAATCTCTGTTGGTACTGAGTTCAAAGGCACAACAAGGACACCTAGTTATCGCACCAGTAACTTCCTTGATCCCAAAAGTCGCGCTTTGACTACAGGTGTTGACTATGCCCAAGGCCTCGTTGCATTGGGGGGTGATGACAAGGATCTCCAGACTGAAAACGTCAAGCGCTATATCGATGGCAAGGGTCAAATCACCCTCTCTGTCGATAGTGTTGACGCTGGCTCTAATGAATTTGCTGGCACCTTCGTCGCATTACAGACTGCTGATACAGACATGGGTTCTAAGGAAGCTCGTGATCTCAAGATCTCTGGAGTCCTCTATGGCCGTAAGGGCTGA
- the coaBC gene encoding bifunctional phosphopantothenoylcysteine decarboxylase/phosphopantothenate--cysteine ligase CoaBC: protein MKIEAARPLMGRRLLVAVTGSIAAVKTPLLVSALIKAGAEVRCLVTPSAARLVSPVALASLSRHRCYQDEDQWNSSEPRPLHVALAEWAELVIVAPLSATSLARWSHGLAEGLLASLLLACERPVLAAAAMNTAMWSNPAVRRNWQELQTDRRVLPLAPESGLLACDRIGDGRMVDPKLIELAVVSGLLQADETGRLQRDWQGRRLLVTAGSTVEVLDPARLLINRSSGRMGVLLAQAARLRGAQVDLVHGPLKLPVAWLEGLAAYPVTSADEMQNMLAQLQSKADAVAMAAAVADVRRVNPAQTEKLSKDCLLQSFSQGWEQVPDLLAELVLRRPVGQVLLGFAALTGNEAQIQQLGEEKRLRKGCDLLMANPIDRPGQGFEEDFNGGWLLAADGSIRSLPVTSKLALAHQLLDAILEVQVVISAPS from the coding sequence ATGAAGATTGAGGCGGCACGCCCTCTTATGGGTCGCCGTCTGCTTGTAGCAGTCACTGGCAGTATCGCGGCTGTTAAAACACCATTGCTGGTGAGTGCTCTGATCAAGGCCGGCGCTGAGGTGCGCTGTCTTGTGACGCCTAGTGCTGCTCGTCTAGTCAGCCCTGTTGCTCTTGCCAGTCTTAGTAGGCATCGCTGCTACCAGGATGAGGATCAATGGAATTCGAGCGAGCCTCGTCCTTTACATGTGGCCCTGGCTGAATGGGCTGAGCTTGTCATTGTCGCTCCTTTAAGTGCAACGAGTCTTGCCCGTTGGTCACATGGGCTTGCAGAGGGGCTTCTGGCAAGTTTGTTGCTGGCCTGTGAACGGCCGGTGCTTGCAGCGGCAGCAATGAACACTGCCATGTGGTCCAACCCTGCCGTGAGGAGGAACTGGCAAGAGTTGCAGACTGATCGAAGAGTGCTGCCATTGGCCCCTGAATCTGGGCTGCTGGCCTGTGATCGGATCGGGGATGGCCGCATGGTCGATCCGAAGTTGATTGAGCTGGCTGTTGTTAGTGGGCTTTTGCAGGCTGATGAGACAGGCAGGCTGCAACGCGATTGGCAAGGGCGAAGGTTGTTGGTGACCGCTGGATCGACAGTGGAGGTTTTGGATCCAGCCAGGCTGTTGATCAATCGCAGCAGCGGCCGCATGGGGGTGTTGCTGGCGCAGGCAGCTCGGCTACGCGGAGCACAGGTTGATTTGGTGCATGGTCCTTTGAAATTACCTGTTGCTTGGTTGGAGGGGTTGGCGGCCTATCCAGTGACCAGCGCAGATGAGATGCAGAACATGCTGGCGCAGCTGCAGTCCAAAGCAGATGCAGTGGCGATGGCGGCGGCGGTTGCGGACGTTCGTCGGGTTAACCCTGCTCAGACTGAGAAACTTTCGAAGGATTGCTTGCTTCAGTCTTTTTCTCAGGGCTGGGAGCAAGTCCCTGACCTTCTCGCTGAGCTCGTTTTAAGGCGACCAGTTGGTCAGGTTCTGCTTGGTTTTGCTGCACTAACTGGTAATGAAGCTCAGATTCAGCAGCTTGGTGAGGAAAAGCGTCTTCGCAAAGGCTGTGATCTGCTGATGGCGAATCCGATTGATCGCCCAGGTCAGGGTTTTGAGGAGGATTTCAATGGTGGTTGGTTGCTTGCTGCCGATGGCAGCATCCGTTCTTTACCTGTTACGTCCAAGCTGGCATTGGCGCATCAGTTGCTTGATGCCATTTTGGAGGTTCAGGTCGTGATTTCGGCGCCATCTTGA